Proteins encoded by one window of Companilactobacillus ginsenosidimutans:
- the gpG gene encoding phage tail assembly chaperone G, with translation MVYKIKLRIDGKLEEFKRTEPPYLKEITRALILQQHQVAMYQDDDGPTDKQFLKNSEEVADFAVNFWNNQFSRQDVLNGADGKAMTEVSKAIDDALGTPNDDEVDEGKAKK, from the coding sequence ATGGTATATAAAATTAAATTGCGAATTGATGGCAAGTTAGAAGAATTTAAACGAACAGAGCCACCATATTTGAAGGAAATCACAAGAGCATTGATCTTACAGCAACATCAAGTGGCTATGTATCAAGATGATGATGGTCCAACCGATAAACAATTTTTAAAGAATTCAGAAGAAGTAGCCGATTTTGCTGTTAATTTCTGGAACAACCAGTTCTCACGTCAAGATGTTTTAAACGGTGCTGATGGAAAGGCTATGACAGAAGTTTCCAAAGCTATTGATGATGCACTGGGAACACCTAACGATGATGAAGTTGACGAAGGTAAAGCAAAAAAATAA
- a CDS encoding CotH kinase family protein encodes MSKKLIIKKDGKIIAQSESDSVSFTSDIQAGTKIENGDFKASYKNSAGESPEIDVPETYVTQSTMTLPLVEFFGDVSGMSKDDKKELSVKYTDPSNKYNFEGFVKVGWQGMSSINYSKKNYSMKIYTDDTYSTKKPVQVSDEWYATNKYVLKADYVDSTHVRNIVGAKLWKQVMADPSTVDILGQDDVYKKLASNGMYGSIDGFPCEVRINDEFMGLYTFNLDNTTEMTNVQDTDIKAIQMNAKGWGNVTMGWDVNAKLDGSSGDFKLETPDEGDRLTTAQQAVYNWIAFTQFYGFDSFKQNYGERYNIYNVIDYGLLMNFMNAQDNVCNNVGYLSLNGEMFFMLPYDMDGAFDLTFGGLTDYSRKGWVVGNKLLKLAFLSYPDVAVKRWNDLRKNVFTKENIVKILDDFKTKVGEYGYTLDKNVWPDIPSRKYATYEQIEQGIDDGLNFMDQQAKDGFKIVARQYANGFPGGYENSNKNILPPDKVSVESDEQGVHIKDGEQYANRDNESLILFDKSGNQVSKSDASKEITITGLTSGTKVNTGDYYLIYREENIDSPKVDVPEFTV; translated from the coding sequence ATGTCTAAGAAATTGATTATTAAAAAAGATGGAAAAATCATCGCTCAATCTGAAAGTGACTCGGTGTCTTTTACGAGTGACATTCAAGCAGGTACAAAAATAGAGAATGGTGATTTTAAAGCATCATACAAAAATAGTGCCGGAGAAAGTCCGGAAATTGATGTGCCAGAAACATATGTCACTCAATCAACAATGACTCTCCCGCTAGTGGAATTTTTTGGAGACGTGTCAGGTATGTCGAAAGACGATAAGAAAGAGCTTTCTGTGAAATATACTGATCCTTCAAATAAATATAACTTTGAAGGATTTGTTAAAGTTGGTTGGCAAGGTATGAGTTCAATCAATTATTCAAAGAAAAATTACTCTATGAAAATCTATACTGATGACACATATTCCACAAAGAAACCAGTACAGGTTTCTGATGAGTGGTATGCCACAAATAAATATGTATTGAAAGCTGACTACGTTGATTCAACGCATGTTAGAAATATTGTGGGAGCAAAACTGTGGAAGCAGGTAATGGCGGACCCAAGTACGGTTGATATTTTGGGACAAGACGACGTGTATAAAAAACTGGCTTCAAACGGAATGTACGGTTCAATCGACGGTTTTCCATGTGAAGTACGTATAAATGATGAATTCATGGGACTTTATACATTTAATCTTGATAACACTACCGAAATGACTAATGTACAAGACACAGATATAAAGGCAATTCAGATGAATGCCAAAGGCTGGGGTAATGTCACAATGGGTTGGGACGTCAATGCTAAGCTTGATGGTTCATCTGGTGATTTCAAACTTGAAACTCCAGATGAAGGTGATCGTCTAACTACTGCTCAACAAGCAGTTTATAATTGGATCGCGTTTACTCAATTTTATGGTTTTGACTCGTTTAAACAAAATTATGGCGAGCGATATAACATTTACAATGTCATTGATTATGGTTTACTAATGAACTTCATGAATGCACAAGACAATGTTTGTAACAATGTTGGGTATTTGTCTCTAAATGGAGAAATGTTTTTCATGCTCCCATATGATATGGATGGAGCGTTTGATCTAACTTTCGGTGGATTAACTGATTATTCAAGAAAAGGCTGGGTAGTTGGAAACAAGTTGTTAAAACTTGCGTTCCTTAGTTATCCGGACGTCGCTGTTAAACGTTGGAATGACTTGCGCAAAAATGTGTTTACAAAGGAAAACATCGTAAAAATTCTAGATGACTTTAAAACCAAGGTTGGGGAATATGGCTATACATTGGATAAAAACGTATGGCCAGATATTCCAAGTCGCAAGTACGCCACCTATGAACAAATTGAGCAAGGCATTGATGACGGTCTTAACTTTATGGATCAGCAAGCTAAAGATGGTTTTAAAATTGTTGCAAGACAATATGCAAATGGATTTCCTGGAGGATATGAAAACTCTAATAAAAATATCTTGCCACCGGATAAGGTTTCCGTTGAGTCAGATGAGCAAGGGGTTCATATCAAAGATGGAGAACAATATGCTAATAGAGATAATGAGTCTTTGATATTGTTTGATAAATCTGGAAATCAAGTGTCAAAATCTGATGCTTCAAAAGAGATAACAATCACTGGACTAACGTCTGGTACAAAAGTAAATACGGGTGATTACTATTTGATTTATAGAGAAGAAAATATAGACAGTCCGAAAGTAGACGTACCTGAATTTACAGTTTAA
- a CDS encoding major tail protein gives MGKVKFGASHFSYGLVEDDFVPGEEKALPGLTEVKMDLKNELKSIAADDGPYVVLSGGISEATLDVKIYDITSDARKDWFGINVKKGVELYNKNLVPNDIAVVFKTKMEDGKGVWVGMLKGKFSLPGIDTKTVDGTPDPQADESTGTFAPRGDADDGMMVIIGREDSEEFDLASFKQYVFAKSEDDLKALDEIPSKA, from the coding sequence ATGGGAAAAGTTAAATTTGGTGCATCACATTTCAGTTATGGATTAGTTGAAGATGATTTTGTACCTGGTGAAGAGAAAGCACTTCCAGGCTTAACAGAAGTTAAGATGGACCTAAAAAATGAATTGAAATCGATCGCAGCTGATGATGGTCCTTACGTTGTTTTATCTGGTGGTATTTCAGAAGCAACGCTAGACGTAAAAATTTACGATATTACATCAGATGCACGTAAAGATTGGTTTGGTATCAATGTTAAGAAAGGCGTTGAATTGTACAACAAGAACCTTGTACCTAATGATATCGCCGTAGTATTCAAGACTAAGATGGAAGATGGAAAAGGTGTTTGGGTTGGTATGCTCAAAGGTAAGTTCTCACTTCCAGGTATCGATACTAAGACTGTTGACGGAACACCAGATCCACAAGCAGATGAATCAACTGGTACGTTTGCACCACGTGGAGATGCTGATGATGGCATGATGGTTATTATCGGTCGTGAAGACAGTGAAGAGTTTGATCTTGCTTCATTCAAACAATACGTATTTGCTAAGAGTGAAGATGATTTGAAGGCCTTAGACGAAATTCCCAGTAAAGCCTAA
- a CDS encoding HK97-gp10 family putative phage morphogenesis protein, producing MPVTGIEEMLNNVKTLEAGFDRKARKSVREGARFFGEQLAENTPVSPIDHSGKGHLKQHMKVGSVSIKTGEYQAPVGYDKVKGPIAHFPNSGTSKQEPQHFIEETQEQTRGQVLQIFKDNLQV from the coding sequence CGTTAAAACATTAGAAGCTGGATTTGATAGGAAAGCTAGAAAGTCAGTACGTGAAGGCGCTAGATTTTTTGGCGAGCAACTGGCAGAAAACACCCCAGTTTCACCAATTGACCACAGTGGTAAAGGACACCTTAAACAACATATGAAAGTTGGTAGCGTGTCCATTAAGACTGGTGAATATCAAGCACCAGTTGGTTATGACAAGGTCAAAGGTCCAATTGCTCACTTTCCTAACTCGGGCACATCTAAGCAAGAGCCACAGCATTTTATTGAGGAAACTCAAGAACAGACACGTGGTCAAGTACTACAAATTTTTAAGGATAATTTACAAGTATGA